In Cynocephalus volans isolate mCynVol1 chromosome 3, mCynVol1.pri, whole genome shotgun sequence, one DNA window encodes the following:
- the SBK2 gene encoding serine/threonine-protein kinase SBK2, producing MPGKQSDEEPVEVGAAEDGSEEGLGGLTAEELQQGQEAALALEDMMTLSAQTLVRAEVDELYEEVRPLGQGRFGRVLLVTHRQKGTPLALKQLPKPSTSLRGFLYEFCVGLSLGTHSAIVVAYGIGIESANSYSFLTEPILHGDLITFIQPKVGLPQPAAQRCAAQLASALEHIHSHGLVYRDLKPENVLVCDPACQRVKLTDFGHTRPRGTLLRLAGPPIPYTAPELCVPPPLPEGLPIQPALDAWALGVLIFCLLTGYFPWDQPLVEADPFYEDFLIWKASGQPQDRPQPWFGLAPTADALLGGLLDPHPRKRSPVSSVRGFLGQPWKQQDGEAEGVGKAEEKGGQ from the exons ATGCCCGGTAAGCAGTCAGATGAGGAGCCGGTGGAGGTGGGGGCTGCAGAGGACGGAAGTGAGGAAGGCCTAGGGGGCCTCACCGCGGAGGAGCTTCAGCAGGGCCAGGAGGCCGCCCTGGCACTGGAGGACATGATGACGCTGAGCGCCCAGACCCTGGTCCGAGCTGAGGTGGATGAGCTCTACGAGGAAGTGCGTCCCCTGGGCCAGGGCCGCTTTGGCCGTGTCCTGCTGGTCACCCACCGTCAGAAAG GCACGCCCCTGGCACTCAAGCAGCTCCCGAAGCCCTCCACTTCCCTCCGTGGCTTCCTGTATGAGTTTTGTGTGGGCCTCTCGCTGGGTACCCATTCGGCCATCGTAGTGGCCTACGGCATTGGCATCGAGTCAGCCAACTCCTACAGCTTCCTGACAGAGCCCATTCTGCATGGAGACCTCATCACCTTCATCCAGCCCAAG GTGGGCCTCCCACAGCCCGCAGCCCAGCGCTGCGCAGCCCAGCTGGCCTCGGCCCTGGAGCACATTCACTCCCATGGCCTGGTCTACCGGGACCTCAAGCCGGAGAACGTGCTGGTGTGTGATCCGGCCTGCCAGCGTGTCAAGCTGACCGACTTTGGCCACACACGGCCCCGAGGGACCCTGCTCCGCCTGGCTGGGCCGCCCATCCCCTACACAGCCCCTGAGCTCTGTGTACCCCCACCCCTCCCCGAGGGCCTTCCCATCCAACCTGCCCTGGACGCTTGGGCTTTGGGGGTCCTGATCTTCTGCCTCCTCACTGGCTACTTCCCCTGGGACCAGCCCCTCGTGGAGGCTGACCCCTTCTACGAGGACTTCCTCATCTGGAAGGCCTCGGGCCAGCCCCAGGACCGTCCTCAGCCCTGGTTTGGCCTGGCGCCCACGGCAGACGCTCTCCTGGGGGGGCTGCTGGACCCTCACCCCCGAAAGAGGAGCCCTGTGAGCTCTGTCAGGGGATTCTTGGGGCAACCCTGGAAGCAGCAGGATGGGGAGGCTGAAGGGGTGGgaaaggcggaagagaagggcggACAGTGA
- the SBK3 gene encoding uncharacterized serine/threonine-protein kinase SBK3, whose product MELRASKIPEDGDPEEDTATALQRLVELTATRVTPLRSLRTQYRLIRKLGSGSYGRVLLAQPRRGGPAVALKLLRRDSVLKTTFLREFCVGRCVSSHPGLLQTLAGPLQTPRHFVFAQEYAPCGDLSGMLQERGLPELLVKRVVAQLAGALDFLHSRGLVHADVKPDNVLVFDPVCSHVALGDLGLTRPEGSPTPTPPVPLPTAPPELCLLLPPNTLPLRPAMDSWGLGVLLFCAATACFPWDVALAPDPEFEAFASWITTKPQPSRPPPPWDQFASPALALLQGLLDLDPETRSPPLAVLDFLGDDWGLEENREGLGGLGSVSYEDEEEGEEGGSSLEEWTDEEEDDKGGGRMGTDGGTP is encoded by the exons ATGGAGCTAAGGGCCTCCAAGATCCCCGAGGATGGAGACCCAGAG GAGGACACAGCCACGGCCCTCCAACGGCTGGTGGAGCTGACAGCCACCAGGGTGACACCATTGAGGAGTCTGCGCACCCAGTATCGCCTCATCCGAAAGCTGGGCTCTGGCTCCTATGGCCGTGTGCTCCTCGCCCAGCCTCGCCGAGGGG GTCCAGCTGTGGCTCTGAAGCTCCTACGTCGGGACTCAGTCCTGAAAACCACCTTCCTGAGAGAGTTCTGTGTGGGCCGCTGCGTCTCCTCACATCCAGGCCTGCTGCAGACTCTGGCAGGACCCCTGCAAACCCCCCGACACTTTGTCTTCGCCCAGGAATATGCGCCCTGTGGGGATCTCAGCGGGATGCTTCAGGAAAGG GGCCTCCCAGAGCTACTGGTGAAGCGGGTGGTGGCCCAACTGGCTGGAGCCCTGGACTTCCTCCACAGCCGGGGACTAGTTCATGCAGATGTCAAGCCAGACAATGTGCTGGTCTTCGACCCTGTCTGCAGCCATGTGGCCCTAGGTGACCTGGGTCTGACCAGGCCAGAGGGCAGCCCAACCCCTACCCCACCAGTGCCACTGCCCACAGCGCCACCAGAACTCTGCCTCCTGCTGCCACCCAACACCCTGCCCCTGCGGCCAGCCATGGATTCCTGGGGCCTAGGAGTGCTTCTCTTCTGCGCTGCCACCGCCTGTTTCCCTTGGGATGTGGCACTGGCCCCTGACCCCGAATTTGAAGCCTTTGCCAGCTGGATAACCACCAAGCCCCAGCCATCTCGGCCACCACCACCCTGGGACCAGTTTGCATCCCCAGCTCTGGCCTTGCTCCAGGGGCTTCTGGACCTGGATCCTGAGACTAGGAGCCCCCCACTGGCTGTCCTGGACTTCCTGGGGGATGACTGGGGGTTGGAGGAGAACAGAGAGGGActtgggggtttggggagtgtGTCCtatgaggatgaggaggagggggaagagggaggatcGAGCTTGGAGGAGTGGACAGATGAGGAGGAGGATGACAAAGGTGGCGGGAGGATGGGGACAGATGGGGGAACTCCCTGA